Sequence from the Methanococcoides sp. LMO-2 genome:
TTCGTCGGTACCGTAACGATATTCAATAGGATGGATTGCCATATCTTTTGGTCTCCTTGGATTGTGAAATTAAATTTACCAATGAACTATATGGGGTACATAAACAACAAACCCATAAATAAGCTTTGAGCATGAGATCCATTCAGAGTGAGACCATTTTCAAAAGTGACTAAAAAGACAATGTTTATCTATTGATAAATGCCATAAATTATATTGAGAACAGGGGGAAGCTATTGTGGAAAAATTACATGTGTTCCTTGAAAAGCTTGACAACAATGAGTTTACAACTAAGGATATTGACCTGCTTTTAAAGCAGATGGCAGAGGATGCAAAACAGGGTGCCATTAGAATGTCAAAGGATGACAGGCAATGGTTACAGACATATGCATTCGGACTCCAGCAATTTGAGGTCATGTGCAGCAAAGACCCGTCAAAGATGAGAGCAGGGGACTGGAGACAGGTTGTAGAGGACTTCAGCAAGGTCAGGTTCTTTGTAGATGATATGGAAGAAAGAGGGCTTGTAAAGAACGTATTCTGGAATGTGGAAGGAATCGTTACGTTCGATATACCGGATAATTTCGGATATAGAAATTTCATTTATTGCAGGATCAAAAGCTATCTTGAGAAACTGTATGCCCCGGAAAAATAATATAATAACTGATCCAACAAGCTTGTCAAACCAGTGAAGTTACTGCTTCAACAACGCCAATAGCTACAGAAAGGGCAGTATAGTAGAGCGGGCCTGCCGGGAATCGAACCCGGGTTCTAAGCTCCGGAGGCTAAAGTGATATCCACTACACTACAGGCCCACGATAGGAGCGTCTTAAGCTCTCATCAAGTGTTTTCAATTGTAACTGGTTCTAGGATAAACCAGTTATTATATTATTGTTTTGGAATACGCACTTAAAGGACAAACAAGAAGATTCAAAGTGAAGATCTTGAAGATGCATCCCGAAATTAGTTCAGTAATATAACTTTATTCAATCGAATACCATAGTTTATTGATATAATTTTATTGTTGAAAACATATTAATACGCAATTCAATACATTAAAGCATGGATATAATGGAGTCATTGCCATACAATATTTACAAAAACGACCTAATTCATACAAAAAATGACAATGAAAAAAGAAGAACAAGCCTCTGAAAATTCTCAACAGATTGCAGAACTGCAACAAACTATAAGGGAACTCAAAGATGAGATGGACCTTGTTAAAAGAAGGTCCACTGAGAAAGAAGAGTTCTACAAACTGCATCTTGAGAACCTTAACGATGTTGTTTTTAGTATCAACAATGAGGGCAATTTTACATACATCAGCTCTGCTATTGAGCACTTCACCGGCTATCTTCCAGAAGAAGTGATCGGTACTTCTTTTTCAAAATACATCTATCCTGATGACCTTCCGGGCCTTATTGAAGATATGGACAGGACAATTAAAGGTGAACATAAACCTTACATGTTCAGGGTGATCGCAAAATCCGGAAAGATAACTCACGTACACACATCTTCAAAAGTGATGATCAAGGATGGGGAAATTACCGGCCTTAACGGAATAATGGTAAATATTGATCGTCTCAAAAAGGTCGAATTTGAGCTGATGAAGGAAAAAGAAAAAGCTCAGCATTATTTGAATGTGTCAAATGTGATTTTCGTCGCTATTGACAGAAACCAGAAGATCACACTCATAAACAGGAAAGCTGAGGAAATCCTTGAGTATTCTGAAAATGAGATTCTTGGAAAGAACTGGTTTGATCTGTTCATATCTGAAGACATCTCAGAAGAAATGAAAGATATATTCAATAAAATAATGGCAAAAGATGCCGAAATTTTTGAATATCACGAAAATCCCATCATCGTAAGATCAGGTCATGAAAGAATCATTTCCTGGCATAACTCTTTGCTTTATGACAGTAAAGGGTATATCACAGGAGTACTTGCTTCGGGCATCGATGTTACTGAGAAGAAGATCGCAGAAAAGGAACTTATATCTGCAAAACTTGAAGCTGAGACTGCAAATCAGGCAAAGACTACATTTATTGCAAACATGAGCCATGAGCTGCGCACACCTCTTAACGCAGTTATTGGTTTTTCGGAGATTCTTCTTGAAAGAAAATTCGGAGATGTCAATGAAAGGCAGGAAAAATACCTTTTAAATATAAATTCCAGTGGAAAACGATTGCTTGATGCATTTAATTTAATGCTGGAGCTTTCAAAGATCGAATCCGAAGTTTTTGAACTTGAATACAACACAATTGAAGTAACCGAATTTATCAACGGGCTAAGGGAACACTTCGTACCAATAATCCGGGAAAAGCAGCAGGAACTGTCATTTGTCATCAACACAGATGTAAAATATATTATAATCGATATTGAAAAAGTAGAACATAGTATCACCCACCTTATCGAGAACGCAAGTAAATTCTCACAAAATGGCGGTTCTATTGAGGTAGAGGTCCACGATACCGGTAAAGATATTGTTTTCGAGATCTCAGACAAAGGTATCGGAATATCTGAAGAGAACATCGATAGGCTTTTCAACCCATTTACTCAGATCGATTCATCTTCAACAAGAGCCCACGGAGGAATGGGTCTTGGACTATGCCTTGCAAAAAAGCAGTCAGAACTGCATGGTGGATCACTCAGTGTAAGCAGTGAGTTGAATAAAGGTAGCACTTTTACTTTTACGATACCAATAAAACCTGAGATCAAAAAGTAAATCGGTCTGAAAAAAAGAAGATATAAAAAAGGATCATTCCTTTGAAACATCGTAGTAGCATCTTTTAGGAGAATATACCAGGCCTTTCTTTTTCAGGGATGCAATTGTTTTACTAACAAGTTTGCTTTCAAGACCTGTGGACTCTGCAATGTCACCTGGTCTTAAGGATTTGTCTGAGCTTTCCAGAGCATTCAGTACTGCAGATTCTGTTTCAGTTAATGTTTCTTCACTCATGATTCAACCTCACACTGATATGGAAATGTGATGATATAAACGTTTTCTAGAGATGATAAAACCAAACGATAAGGATAGCTTGAGCTCACACTCAGAATTTTAGAAAATAAATTAAGAAATAGGGAGGAGAGATGTTACAGATAAATATCTGTAACGTTGTTCCATTTCGTTTTGAACAATATCGATGTACTTAGTTCTGAAGTACGATCTCGATATTGATGTCTTTTGGAACCTGAATCCTCATGAGCTGCCTTAATGCGCGCTCATCAGCTGCGATGTCAATAAGTCTTTTGTGGACACGCATCTCCCAGTGGTCCCATGATGCTGTACCGTCGCCGCTAGGGCTCTTCCTTACAGGAACTACCAATTTCTTTGTTGGCAGAGGTACTGGACCGGATATGCTTACTCCAGTGCGGTTTGCGATGGCTTTCACCTGCTCACAAACACCGTCCAGATTCACAGGACTTGTTCCTGATAATCGTATTCTTGCTTTCTGTGCCATTTTAATCTCCTCTAAAAAGAAAGAGAAGAGTGTTACTGCTTATCTTTAACACTCATGCACATACCGGCAGCGATTGTCATACCCATATCACGGATAGCGAATCTGCCGAGCTGTGGAATCTCTTTTACAGGCTCAATGCACATTGGCCTGGTTGGTCTGATTGTAACGATTGCTGCATCTCCAGCCTTGATGAAGGTTGGGTTCTCTTCCTTGACCTGACCGGTCTTTGGATCGAGCTTCTTGTCAATGGACATGAGAGTACATGCAGTCTGGGTGGTGTGGCAGTGGAATACAGGTGTGTATCCGACTGTGATAGCGGATGGGTGCTGAAGGACAACGATCTGTCCGGTAAACTCTTCAGCTACCGATGGTGGCTTCTCTGCAGGACCACATACGTCACCTCTCCTGACATCGTTCTTTCCGATACCTCTGACGTTCCAACCGATGTTGTCACCAGGTACAGCCTGATCGACTTCCTCGTGGTGCATCTCAATGGATTTTACTTCACCGGTTGCGCCACTTGGCATGAATGCGACCTTCTGGCCTTTCTTCATGATACCGGTCTCTACCCTACCTACTGGAACGGTACCGATACCGGAAATGGTGTATGCATCCTGTACTGGGATACGGAGTGGAAGTGTGTCTGGCTTTTCTGGTGTCTTAAGATCGTTAAGGCAGTCAAGAAGGGATGGGCCAGTGTACCATGGGGTGTTTGAACTGGATTCTGTAATGTTGTCACCCTCGAATGCAGATGTTGGGACGAATGGAACTTCGTCTGCCTTGAATCCTACCATACCGAGAAGCTGACTTACTTCGTTCTTAACCTCGTTGTACCTGTCTTCGCTGTATTCAGCTGCATCCATCTTGTTAACAGCAACGATAAGCTGGTTGATACCAAGGGTCCTTGAAAGGAACACGTGTTCCTTTGTCTGAGCCATTACACCATCAGGTGCTGCTACGACAAGAACAGCTGCATCTGCCTGGGATGCACCGGTGATCATGTTCTTTACGAAGTCACGGTGACCTGGACAGTCCACGACTGTGAAGTAGAACTTGTCTGTGTCGAATCTCTTGTGGGAGATATCGATGGTTACTCCTCTCTCACGCTCTTCCTTGAGTGAGTCCATAACCCATGCGAAAGCGAAGGATTCTTTTCCTTTCTCTTTTGCTTCTGCCCTGTATTTCTCGATAAGGTGAGCAGGTACTGCGCCTGTCTCGAACATTAATCTGCCGACAAATGTTGACTTACCGTGGTCAACGTGACCAATAACTGCTAAGTTCATGTGTGGTTTCTCAGCCATAATATATTCTCCTTTATTTTTTGATTGTTAGATGCAATATCTATAATTTTGACCTAAATTGTTGTTTCTGCTTTTAAACCTTTCCAACGGATAGGACATTTCATAGCAAAAAGATGGATTTAGTATCCATCTTACATGCTCATAAAGTCCTGTGCCTGTGGAAGATCCTTCTTGAGTCCTTTGCGCTCACGGATACCTGAAACTACTTCAGTGATCATATTGGTTGGGAGTGGTTCAAATCCTGCGAACTCTGTGCTCCACATTGCACGACCCTCTGTTGCAGACCTGATGTCACCGGCAAATCCGAACAACTCGGATACTGGTGCCTTGGACTCAATGATGGTTGTGTCACCCTCGGAGGTCATGTTGATGATAATACCACGACGTCCCTGAATCTCCTTTGTAGCTCCACCCATCTGTTCCTGTGGGGTCTGGATGAATACCTTCTGGTATGGCTCGAAGAGTGTATCTTCTGCCATGAGCATTGCTGCCTGGATTGCCTGCCTTGATGCAGGAATTACCTGTGCAGGACCTCTGTGGACAGCATCCTCGTGGAGCTTTGCGTCCATGAGCTTGACCTTTACACCCATGCATGGTTCCTTTGAAAGTGGACCGCCTTTCATAACTTCGACGAATCCTTCAAGTACAAGCTCCATTGTTTCGTTCAGGTGCTGGATACCTTTGGTCATGTCAAAGTAAGCGTTGCTCTCAAAGATGTCAGCAATCCTCTTTGCTTCTTCTTTGTCCATACCTGCTGCAATGAGCTTCTCCCTTCTTTCAAGTTCAGGCATTCTCATGGAGATCTCGCCTCCACGGATAAGCTCACGTACTTCAGGCTCAAGTGGTTCGACAACAACATAGAATCTGTTGTGTCTGTTAGGGGATTTACCCTCAACAGGACCTGCTACACCTGTAATAGTTTCACGGTATACCACAATAGGTGGTGTTGTTGTGATCTCTACACCCTTGTCACGCTCGATCCTGTGAGCAATGACCTCAAGGTGAAGTTCACCCATACCTGCCATGAGGTGTTCACCGGTCTCTTCGTCCAGTGTGATCTTAAGTGTTGGGTCTTCCTTTGCGACCTGACGCAGAACCTCAACGAGCTTTGGAAGATCTTTCATGTGTTTTGCTTCCACAGCTACGGTCACTACAGGTTCACTTGCGTGTCTGATACTCTCAAATGGAGACATGCCTTCAAGAGAAGTTACAGTAGAACCTACAATAGCATCTCTGAGACCTGTTACTGCAGCAATGTTACCTGCAGGGATCTCGTCCACTTCAAGTCTCTCAGGGCCCATGAAAACACCGACCTGCTGGATCCTGTTCTGCTTTGCTGCACCTGTTACGTAAACTTCCATTCCACGTGAAAGTGAACCACTGAAAAGCCTGCCTGTTGCAACTTCTCCTGCGTGTGGGTCCATGGAAATATCAGTAACCATGAATGCAAGATCGCCCTTTGCATCAGCATCAGCCATCTGCTTTCCAATACCGGTCTCAAGATCGCCGTGCCAGATGACACCGACCCTGTCTTCCTGAGCATCGATAGGACTTGGAAGGAACCTGATGACCATGTCGTTGACAGCTTCGTGGAGCGGACATTTCTCTGCAAGTGCTTTCATATCTTCAGCACGGCAGAAGTCATATACCTCACCAAAACTGACACCGGTCTTCTGCATCATAGGAACACTGATAGCCCAGTTGTAAAGAGCTGAACCGAATGCTACTGTACCTTCTGCAGCATTGACCTTCCAGCCTTCGTTGTAGCGCTCTTCGTTCATGCCTTTGATAAGCTTGTTGACGTGGTCAATGAGCTTACCGAGCCTGATCTGCATTTCCTGTGCATCTACCTGTAACTCGTTGATAAGACGGTCGACCTTGTTAATGAAAAGTACTGGCCTTACGTGCTCTTTAAGTGCCTGTCTCAGAACGGTCTCGGTCTGAGGCATGGTACCTTCCACAGCATCAATAACTACGACAGCACCATCTACTGCACGCATTGCACGTGTAACGTCACCACCAAAGTCAACGTGACCTGGTGTATCAATAAGGTTGATAAGGTATTCCTCGTCCTCGAACTCGTGAACCATTGATACGTTCGCGGAGTCGATTGTGATACCTCTTTCCTGTTCCTCTTCATCAGAGTCCATGAACAACTGGCGACCTGCAAGATCCTTGGAGATCATTCCAGCACCTGCAAGAAGGTTGTCTGAAAGTGTGGTCTTTCCGTGATCGATGTGAGCGATGATTGCGATGTTCCTTACCATTACCGGGTTGCTCATCAGCGCTGTTACACGCTCAACCATTTTTTTCCTTCGTCCCATAATAAAACCTACAATTGAATCTTTATGATAAAATAAAGAACAACACGATTAACGTGCTGCCTTTGCGACTCTTTCCTTTCCGTCCTTTCTGTTAATAGAGAAGCACTTTGCATCACGGTTTGAAGCTGCAATGAGCTCAGATGCAAGGCACTCGGAAGCAGAGCGCTTTGATTTGAATGATGCCTGGTTTGCACCCATTGTTATGTATCTCAGTGCGTTGTCAACACGCCTCTGTGGTGCGGTATCTACTGCTTTCGGTACGGAGATACCACCGTATTTGAGCCTGACGACCTCTTCCCTTGGACCTGCATTAGCAATAGCTTCCACAAGTACCTGAACAGGGTTCTTCTGGGTCCTCTTGTTGATGATATCAAAGGACTCGTTCACAATACGAAGAGCGAGCTGCTTCTTACCGGTGTTCTGCTCATTGCGCATAACGTTGTTGACGAGACGCTCAACAATGCAAAGATCGGATTTGTTGAACTGCTGCCTTGCGTGCTTACCTGATGTGTGTGGAATGACAACAGGGTCAAGATTTACATATCTCTGGATACCAGCATCAGCAACCTCTACCTCTGTAA
This genomic interval carries:
- a CDS encoding PAS domain S-box protein yields the protein MTMKKEEQASENSQQIAELQQTIRELKDEMDLVKRRSTEKEEFYKLHLENLNDVVFSINNEGNFTYISSAIEHFTGYLPEEVIGTSFSKYIYPDDLPGLIEDMDRTIKGEHKPYMFRVIAKSGKITHVHTSSKVMIKDGEITGLNGIMVNIDRLKKVEFELMKEKEKAQHYLNVSNVIFVAIDRNQKITLINRKAEEILEYSENEILGKNWFDLFISEDISEEMKDIFNKIMAKDAEIFEYHENPIIVRSGHERIISWHNSLLYDSKGYITGVLASGIDVTEKKIAEKELISAKLEAETANQAKTTFIANMSHELRTPLNAVIGFSEILLERKFGDVNERQEKYLLNINSSGKRLLDAFNLMLELSKIESEVFELEYNTIEVTEFINGLREHFVPIIREKQQELSFVINTDVKYIIIDIEKVEHSITHLIENASKFSQNGGSIEVEVHDTGKDIVFEISDKGIGISEENIDRLFNPFTQIDSSSTRAHGGMGLGLCLAKKQSELHGGSLSVSSELNKGSTFTFTIPIKPEIKK
- a CDS encoding MarR family transcriptional regulator, encoding MSEETLTETESAVLNALESSDKSLRPGDIAESTGLESKLVSKTIASLKKKGLVYSPKRCYYDVSKE
- the rpsJ gene encoding 30S ribosomal protein S10, with protein sequence MAQKARIRLSGTSPVNLDGVCEQVKAIANRTGVSISGPVPLPTKKLVVPVRKSPSGDGTASWDHWEMRVHKRLIDIAADERALRQLMRIQVPKDINIEIVLQN
- the tuf gene encoding translation elongation factor EF-1 subunit alpha yields the protein MMAEKPHMNLAVIGHVDHGKSTFVGRLMFETGAVPAHLIEKYRAEAKEKGKESFAFAWVMDSLKEERERGVTIDISHKRFDTDKFYFTVVDCPGHRDFVKNMITGASQADAAVLVVAAPDGVMAQTKEHVFLSRTLGINQLIVAVNKMDAAEYSEDRYNEVKNEVSQLLGMVGFKADEVPFVPTSAFEGDNITESSSNTPWYTGPSLLDCLNDLKTPEKPDTLPLRIPVQDAYTISGIGTVPVGRVETGIMKKGQKVAFMPSGATGEVKSIEMHHEEVDQAVPGDNIGWNVRGIGKNDVRRGDVCGPAEKPPSVAEEFTGQIVVLQHPSAITVGYTPVFHCHTTQTACTLMSIDKKLDPKTGQVKEENPTFIKAGDAAIVTIRPTRPMCIEPVKEIPQLGRFAIRDMGMTIAAGMCMSVKDKQ
- a CDS encoding elongation factor EF-2 — encoded protein: MGRRKKMVERVTALMSNPVMVRNIAIIAHIDHGKTTLSDNLLAGAGMISKDLAGRQLFMDSDEEEQERGITIDSANVSMVHEFEDEEYLINLIDTPGHVDFGGDVTRAMRAVDGAVVVIDAVEGTMPQTETVLRQALKEHVRPVLFINKVDRLINELQVDAQEMQIRLGKLIDHVNKLIKGMNEERYNEGWKVNAAEGTVAFGSALYNWAISVPMMQKTGVSFGEVYDFCRAEDMKALAEKCPLHEAVNDMVIRFLPSPIDAQEDRVGVIWHGDLETGIGKQMADADAKGDLAFMVTDISMDPHAGEVATGRLFSGSLSRGMEVYVTGAAKQNRIQQVGVFMGPERLEVDEIPAGNIAAVTGLRDAIVGSTVTSLEGMSPFESIRHASEPVVTVAVEAKHMKDLPKLVEVLRQVAKEDPTLKITLDEETGEHLMAGMGELHLEVIAHRIERDKGVEITTTPPIVVYRETITGVAGPVEGKSPNRHNRFYVVVEPLEPEVRELIRGGEISMRMPELERREKLIAAGMDKEEAKRIADIFESNAYFDMTKGIQHLNETMELVLEGFVEVMKGGPLSKEPCMGVKVKLMDAKLHEDAVHRGPAQVIPASRQAIQAAMLMAEDTLFEPYQKVFIQTPQEQMGGATKEIQGRRGIIINMTSEGDTTIIESKAPVSELFGFAGDIRSATEGRAMWSTEFAGFEPLPTNMITEVVSGIRERKGLKKDLPQAQDFMSM
- a CDS encoding 30S ribosomal protein S7, encoding MYKLFGKWDLTEVEVADAGIQRYVNLDPVVIPHTSGKHARQQFNKSDLCIVERLVNNVMRNEQNTGKKQLALRIVNESFDIINKRTQKNPVQVLVEAIANAGPREEVVRLKYGGISVPKAVDTAPQRRVDNALRYITMGANQASFKSKRSASECLASELIAASNRDAKCFSINRKDGKERVAKAAR